In Candidatus Desulforudis audaxviator MP104C, a genomic segment contains:
- the alr gene encoding alanine racemase, protein MFLREYSVWAEVNLSALAHNLGEVRRLVGSDTEVAAVVKANAYGHGLVEVAGTLLAHGADRLCVARVDEGVALREAGIDAPVLVMGFVPPPLYDTALDHDLTLTVYDPEAAAELSAAAARHGRPAPVHLKLDTGMGRLGLVTADRDLYRNILAIASLPHLEIEGLYTHFANADRRDKSHAQRQLVDFVEVTCTLGHDGIDIELLHAANSAALIDMPESRLNLVRPGIMLYGLYPSPEVKTRQVDLRPVMTLKAQVGFLKRVPAGWTVSYGSTYTTPAPTTLATVPCGYADGYNRRLSNRGAVLIHGRRAPVVGRVTMDQIVVDVGHIPGVAVGDEVVLFGRQGEAELHVDEVAALLDTINYEVVCAVSARVPRVYVRNET, encoded by the coding sequence ATGTTTTTGAGAGAGTATTCAGTATGGGCGGAGGTCAACCTGTCCGCCTTGGCCCACAACCTCGGCGAGGTACGCCGGCTGGTCGGATCCGACACCGAGGTGGCGGCGGTGGTGAAAGCGAACGCGTACGGGCACGGGCTGGTCGAGGTGGCCGGCACGCTGCTGGCGCACGGGGCCGACCGCCTGTGCGTGGCCCGGGTAGATGAGGGGGTGGCGCTCCGCGAAGCGGGGATAGACGCCCCAGTACTGGTGATGGGCTTCGTGCCCCCGCCCCTCTACGACACGGCCCTGGACCACGACCTGACGCTCACGGTCTACGACCCGGAGGCGGCGGCCGAGCTTTCGGCAGCGGCCGCACGCCACGGCCGCCCCGCGCCCGTGCACCTAAAGCTAGACACCGGGATGGGTCGCCTCGGCTTGGTCACCGCCGACCGGGACCTGTACCGGAATATTCTGGCCATCGCCTCCCTGCCGCACCTGGAGATCGAGGGCCTGTACACCCACTTCGCGAATGCGGACCGGCGGGACAAATCCCACGCCCAGCGCCAACTGGTCGACTTCGTGGAGGTCACCTGCACCCTGGGGCACGACGGGATCGACATCGAACTCCTGCACGCCGCCAACAGCGCGGCGCTCATCGACATGCCGGAGAGCCGGCTAAACTTGGTGCGCCCGGGGATCATGCTGTACGGCCTGTACCCGTCCCCGGAGGTGAAGACGCGGCAGGTCGACCTGCGGCCGGTGATGACCCTGAAAGCCCAGGTGGGCTTTCTGAAGCGGGTGCCCGCCGGGTGGACCGTGAGCTACGGCTCCACCTACACCACGCCGGCCCCAACGACCCTGGCCACCGTGCCCTGCGGCTACGCGGACGGCTACAACCGCCGGCTTTCGAACCGGGGCGCGGTTCTGATCCACGGGCGGCGCGCGCCGGTGGTCGGGCGGGTGACCATGGACCAGATCGTGGTCGACGTGGGACACATTCCGGGTGTGGCGGTGGGCGACGAGGTGGTGCTGTTCGGAAGGCAGGGAGAAGCGGAACTGCACGTGGACGAGGTCGCCGCGCTGCTCGACACCATCAACTACGAGGTAGTCTGTGCGGTCAGCGCGCGCGTGCCGCGGGTGTACGTAAGGAACGAAACGTAA
- a CDS encoding peroxiredoxin family protein, whose translation MNKVLQLQPYLEEWHARGLDVVLITADREKQLADFIAKHDLKVEVLLDGKREVGRLYRIQGIPVTVYLDREGVVRHSSIGWGPTSLDGTLHLAEELLN comes from the coding sequence GTGAACAAGGTGCTGCAGTTGCAGCCCTACTTAGAGGAATGGCACGCACGGGGCCTGGACGTTGTCCTGATTACCGCCGACCGGGAAAAGCAGTTGGCGGACTTCATCGCCAAGCACGACCTGAAGGTCGAAGTCCTGCTCGACGGCAAGCGCGAGGTGGGCCGGCTCTACCGGATCCAGGGCATCCCGGTGACCGTGTACCTGGACCGCGAAGGCGTTGTCCGGCACAGCTCCATCGGCTGGGGTCCAACCAGCCTGGATGGCACGCTCCATCTGGCCGAAGAACTCCTGAACTGA
- a CDS encoding holo-ACP synthase, which translates to MSDARESLLILGIGVDLVSVKRIRSASERTGGRLLVRLFTPAERDCCRARRAAYECYAARFAAKEAVFKALGTGFSGCCWHDVEITNGPGGGPVVALTGSAARVAARRGITGVLLSLSHEGDQAVAFAIAVGPSESQRK; encoded by the coding sequence TTGAGCGACGCGAGGGAAAGTCTCTTGATCCTAGGTATCGGAGTCGATCTTGTTTCTGTTAAGCGGATCCGGTCGGCGTCGGAACGTACCGGGGGCCGCCTACTGGTGCGCCTTTTCACTCCCGCCGAACGGGATTGCTGCCGGGCGCGCCGCGCGGCCTACGAGTGCTACGCGGCGCGTTTCGCGGCCAAGGAGGCGGTGTTCAAGGCGCTTGGCACTGGATTTTCCGGCTGCTGCTGGCACGACGTGGAGATCACCAACGGTCCCGGCGGCGGGCCGGTGGTGGCGCTGACCGGGAGCGCGGCCCGGGTCGCGGCCCGGCGGGGGATCACCGGGGTGCTGCTGTCGCTCAGCCACGAGGGGGACCAGGCGGTGGCCTTCGCGATCGCCGTCGGCCCCAGCGAAAGTCAAAGAAAGTAG
- a CDS encoding histidine kinase yields the protein MRLIQRIRAYDNPVSRILVSQVFIFGVLLLVRPGLWPVVLFLVPANGLALYFALRGQQGGRKIVTVKLDDQPIDPTFEIASETLPYMRRGLNEESAKKTAQIIQKIGDVPAVAITDRERVLAFIGPGCEKHPPGREIVTQATKEVIATGELKVVEKQEDLKCPVRDCECPLAGAVIVPLKVRDEVVGTMKLYRTEKGPIPSGIVKLGVGIGQLLGFQMELSELDRQAQLVTRAELDALRAQINPHFLFNTLNTIIMFSRTHPETARRLLIRLAAFFRHAFKRTGHFSTLAEELECVDAYAVLEKARFREKLHVVQDVDESLLDFQVPVLTLQPLVENAVKHGIMPKMGNGTVKITVRRAGAEMLVEITDDGVGVPDEILPQIFQPGFGSGSGVGLSNVSERLKSLFGAEYGLNIDSKVGVGTRVYFRIPLVQSPQEKGVNRANEAKSLNN from the coding sequence TTGCGTTTGATCCAGCGGATCAGAGCTTATGACAACCCGGTGAGCAGGATACTGGTGTCCCAGGTTTTCATTTTCGGGGTGCTCCTGCTGGTCAGACCCGGCCTGTGGCCGGTGGTGCTGTTTTTGGTGCCGGCCAACGGCCTGGCGCTATACTTTGCCCTGCGGGGGCAGCAGGGCGGGCGGAAGATCGTCACGGTAAAGCTCGACGACCAGCCCATCGACCCCACTTTCGAAATCGCCAGCGAAACACTGCCCTACATGCGCCGGGGGCTCAACGAAGAAAGCGCTAAGAAAACCGCACAGATCATCCAGAAAATCGGCGATGTGCCGGCGGTAGCGATCACCGACCGGGAGCGTGTGCTGGCCTTCATCGGTCCCGGCTGCGAGAAGCACCCGCCGGGGCGCGAGATCGTCACCCAGGCCACCAAGGAGGTCATCGCCACCGGTGAGTTGAAGGTGGTGGAGAAGCAGGAGGACCTGAAGTGCCCGGTCCGGGACTGCGAGTGCCCCCTGGCGGGGGCTGTCATCGTGCCCCTTAAGGTGCGGGATGAGGTCGTGGGCACCATGAAGCTTTACCGGACCGAAAAAGGGCCGATCCCTTCCGGGATCGTCAAACTGGGTGTGGGGATTGGGCAGTTGCTCGGATTCCAGATGGAGCTTTCCGAGCTGGACCGGCAGGCCCAGTTGGTGACCAGGGCCGAGCTGGACGCCCTGCGGGCGCAGATCAACCCGCACTTCCTGTTCAACACGCTGAATACGATTATCATGTTCAGCCGCACGCATCCCGAGACCGCCCGCCGCCTGCTGATCCGCCTGGCCGCCTTTTTCCGGCACGCCTTCAAGCGCACCGGGCATTTCAGCACGCTGGCCGAGGAACTGGAATGCGTCGACGCCTACGCGGTCCTCGAAAAGGCCCGTTTCCGCGAGAAGCTGCACGTGGTCCAGGACGTGGACGAAAGCCTGCTGGACTTTCAGGTGCCTGTACTCACGCTGCAGCCATTGGTGGAGAACGCGGTGAAACACGGGATCATGCCTAAGATGGGGAACGGCACGGTGAAGATCACTGTCCGCCGGGCTGGTGCTGAGATGCTGGTGGAGATTACGGACGACGGGGTGGGCGTCCCAGATGAAATCTTGCCGCAGATCTTTCAGCCCGGATTCGGTTCGGGCAGCGGCGTGGGTTTGAGCAACGTCAGCGAGCGCCTGAAAAGCTTATTTGGTGCCGAATACGGCCTGAATATAGACAGCAAAGTGGGTGTAGGCACCAGGGTGTACTTCCGGATCCCCCTGGTGCAGAGTCCCCAGGAGAAGGGGGTGAACAGGGCCAATGAAGCTAAAAGCCTTAATAATTGA
- a CDS encoding 50S ribosomal protein L11 methyltransferase produces MFWLEVSIITPTGYQQRIENLIVGMGGSVKESEPEAGAGTGAAREGEVTVTGYFPAEDHAGDTIRLLRARVKNVLGTIPDITFAEIHGTDPKTGRRRLCTTFRVGERLVVKPSWESYAPKGEEVVVEQDPTLAFGCGTHPTTALALEYLERYLARGARVLDVGTGSGILAVAAAKLGAGRVCAIDKDPVAIKAARETVAQNNLQGRITIIEGNLLDQVTEKCDLLVANLHPHLLEELIPAAFSRINPGGALILTGFTADDEGLATGLLRGTGFKVEKATVRGRWVAMLARRP; encoded by the coding sequence TTGTTTTGGTTGGAAGTGAGTATTATCACCCCCACCGGATACCAGCAACGGATCGAAAACCTCATTGTGGGCATGGGCGGGTCGGTGAAGGAATCCGAACCGGAGGCGGGCGCGGGTACCGGCGCCGCCAGGGAGGGGGAGGTGACAGTCACCGGCTATTTCCCGGCCGAAGACCACGCGGGCGATACGATCCGCCTGCTGCGGGCCCGGGTGAAAAACGTGCTTGGAACCATCCCGGACATCACCTTCGCGGAGATACACGGCACCGACCCTAAGACCGGGCGCCGCCGGTTGTGCACCACCTTCCGGGTGGGAGAGAGGCTGGTGGTGAAGCCGTCCTGGGAGAGTTACGCGCCGAAGGGCGAGGAAGTGGTGGTCGAACAGGACCCCACCCTGGCTTTTGGCTGCGGGACCCATCCCACCACCGCCCTGGCCCTGGAGTACCTGGAGCGCTACCTGGCCAGGGGCGCGCGCGTCCTGGACGTCGGCACGGGGTCGGGCATCCTGGCCGTAGCCGCCGCCAAGCTGGGTGCGGGGAGAGTGTGCGCCATCGACAAGGACCCGGTGGCGATCAAAGCCGCCCGGGAAACGGTGGCTCAGAACAACCTGCAGGGCCGGATCACCATCATTGAGGGAAACCTGCTGGATCAGGTCACAGAAAAATGCGACCTTCTGGTGGCGAACCTCCACCCCCACCTGCTGGAAGAGCTGATTCCGGCGGCTTTTTCCCGGATCAACCCCGGGGGCGCGCTGATCCTGACCGGGTTTACGGCCGACGACGAGGGGCTGGCCACCGGCCTTTTGCGGGGCACCGGTTTCAAAGTCGAGAAGGCGACCGTCCGGGGACGCTGGGTCGCCATGCTGGCCCGCCGTCCCTAG
- a CDS encoding bifunctional ADP-dependent NAD(P)H-hydrate dehydratase/NAD(P)H-hydrate epimerase, which translates to MRVVTAAEMREIDRRATEEYGVLGLVLMENAGLKVFECVRRVLGGVDGKQVIVLAGKGNNGGDGLVAARHLLQHGARVKVMLSGEPADVTGDAGINLEIWKRLGQRLYLMQDRNAIQLLQLALMQTDLVVDALFGTGFRGEIRDRARKVIEAVNESGKPVVAVDIPSGVEADTGAVRGPAIQATHTVTFGLPKLGLVLEPGAGRTGELHVADISLPRPLVEAEGGRYLLTPALVRDWLPRREAEAHKGRFGHVLLVAGSRGMVGAAVLAARAAALTGAGLVTLAVPRSIQNVAAGFQPEIMTLGLPETGAGTLSRAAREQIEEFLPRASVLALGPGLTTHPETAELVRELLPGVRVPCVLDADGLNAFGGGERETDRNSAGTPVGESLPPGGFREKPDLVLTPHPGEMARLLGLKSAAEVQADRLGVAERTAAAWRCTVVLKGARTLVAEPGKTYINPTGNPGMATGGTGDVLTGVIAGLLAQGLEPGPAAAAAAFLHGRAGDLAAAERGQASLLAGNLLEYLPAAFHELGA; encoded by the coding sequence ATGCGGGTGGTCACCGCGGCCGAAATGCGGGAGATAGACCGGCGGGCCACCGAGGAGTACGGCGTCTTGGGACTCGTCCTTATGGAGAACGCGGGCCTTAAGGTGTTTGAGTGTGTGCGCCGGGTCCTGGGCGGGGTGGACGGGAAACAGGTGATAGTCCTGGCCGGAAAAGGGAACAACGGCGGAGACGGGTTGGTGGCCGCCCGCCACCTGCTGCAGCACGGGGCCCGGGTGAAAGTAATGCTTAGCGGCGAACCCGCGGATGTGACGGGCGATGCGGGCATTAACCTGGAGATCTGGAAGCGGTTGGGGCAGCGGCTGTACCTGATGCAGGACCGTAACGCCATTCAGCTGCTGCAACTTGCCCTGATGCAGACGGACCTGGTGGTGGACGCGCTCTTCGGCACGGGTTTCCGTGGCGAGATCAGGGACCGGGCCCGCAAAGTTATCGAGGCCGTCAACGAGTCGGGCAAACCGGTGGTGGCCGTGGACATCCCGTCCGGGGTGGAGGCCGACACCGGCGCGGTGCGCGGGCCGGCCATCCAGGCGACCCACACGGTCACGTTCGGTCTGCCCAAGCTCGGGCTGGTCCTGGAACCGGGGGCGGGGAGGACCGGCGAGCTGCACGTGGCGGACATCTCCCTGCCGCGGCCGCTGGTGGAGGCGGAGGGTGGCCGTTACCTGCTCACTCCGGCGCTCGTTCGGGACTGGCTGCCCCGACGCGAGGCGGAGGCGCACAAGGGACGATTCGGTCACGTTCTGTTGGTGGCGGGGTCGAGGGGGATGGTCGGCGCGGCCGTTCTGGCCGCCCGCGCGGCGGCTCTGACGGGTGCCGGGTTGGTTACCCTGGCGGTGCCCCGCAGCATCCAGAACGTGGCCGCCGGTTTCCAGCCGGAGATTATGACCCTGGGATTGCCCGAGACCGGCGCGGGAACCCTGAGCCGGGCAGCCCGGGAGCAGATCGAGGAGTTCCTGCCGCGTGCCTCCGTGCTCGCCCTGGGTCCGGGACTCACCACCCACCCGGAGACGGCGGAACTGGTCCGGGAGCTTTTGCCCGGGGTGCGGGTGCCGTGCGTCCTGGACGCCGACGGCCTGAACGCCTTCGGGGGTGGGGAACGGGAGACCGACCGGAATTCGGCCGGGACGCCCGTCGGAGAGAGCCTCCCGCCCGGCGGCTTCCGGGAGAAACCCGACCTGGTGCTCACGCCGCACCCGGGGGAAATGGCGCGGCTTCTGGGTTTGAAGAGCGCGGCCGAAGTGCAGGCCGACCGGCTCGGTGTCGCCGAGCGCACGGCCGCCGCCTGGCGGTGCACGGTGGTGCTGAAAGGGGCCCGCACGCTGGTGGCCGAACCGGGCAAGACTTACATCAACCCGACGGGGAACCCCGGGATGGCCACGGGCGGAACCGGAGACGTTCTGACCGGGGTGATTGCCGGGCTTCTGGCGCAGGGTCTGGAACCCGGTCCAGCGGCGGCCGCCGCCGCCTTCCTGCACGGGCGGGCCGGCGACCTGGCGGCCGCCGAACGTGGGCAGGCGTCCCTACTGGCCGGAAACCTGCTGGAGTATCTGCCCGCAGCTTTCCACGAACTCGGCGCCTGA
- a CDS encoding redoxin domain-containing protein → MQSLRPVLALLLLAALLLVAAGCGSWGSAPNGNITPPDQAAVPAVPSGTGTALPPPLDWPTPGTPAPAFRLPSLDGGQVSLPADFRGRAVMLLFFSLG, encoded by the coding sequence GTGCAAAGCTTGAGACCCGTACTGGCCTTGCTCCTGCTTGCTGCACTGCTGCTCGTCGCCGCCGGGTGCGGTTCCTGGGGTTCGGCGCCTAACGGAAACATCACCCCTCCCGACCAGGCTGCAGTCCCTGCAGTCCCGAGTGGCACCGGCACCGCGCTGCCGCCGCCCCTGGACTGGCCCACGCCGGGCACCCCGGCGCCGGCTTTCCGGCTGCCGTCCCTGGACGGGGGCCAGGTATCGCTACCGGCTGACTTCCGGGGCCGCGCCGTGATGCTGCTGTTCTTTTCCCTGGGGTGA
- a CDS encoding 4Fe-4S binding protein — MVQLASALAANGHLSGFAEGRIYQGSLKQVCVPFLNCYSCPGALGACPVGSYQVLLALPGHAVSLYVVGVVTAAGALGGRLICGWLCPFGLLQEVLARPRARKVRVPSFLSAIKYLMLAAVLFLPALLVSAAGIGAPYFCTYVCPAGTLEAGLLVGLRDPALRALMGPLFFWKVGVLAAFLVAMVFVYRPFCRTACPLGAFYGLMNPVSLWRLDYRASRCQQCHSCRDACPLQIAVDRAPNHPECIRCLECTRVCPTGALTFTARVADKEVRKCKA; from the coding sequence ATGGTCCAGCTTGCCTCGGCGCTCGCCGCCAACGGCCACCTTTCCGGCTTCGCCGAGGGCCGGATCTACCAGGGTTCGCTCAAGCAGGTCTGTGTCCCGTTCTTGAACTGCTACTCCTGCCCCGGAGCCCTGGGAGCGTGCCCGGTGGGTTCCTACCAGGTGCTGCTCGCCCTGCCGGGGCACGCCGTCTCGCTGTACGTGGTCGGAGTTGTCACCGCCGCCGGGGCGCTGGGGGGGCGGCTGATCTGCGGCTGGCTTTGCCCGTTCGGTCTGCTCCAGGAGGTGCTGGCCCGGCCCAGGGCGCGCAAGGTCCGGGTCCCGTCCTTCCTGTCGGCGATCAAGTACCTGATGCTGGCCGCCGTCCTGTTCTTGCCCGCGCTCTTGGTGAGCGCCGCCGGGATCGGCGCCCCTTATTTCTGCACCTACGTCTGTCCGGCGGGCACGCTGGAGGCGGGTTTGCTGGTGGGTCTGCGTGACCCGGCGCTCCGCGCGCTGATGGGGCCGCTCTTTTTCTGGAAGGTGGGGGTGCTGGCCGCTTTCCTGGTGGCGATGGTGTTCGTGTACCGCCCCTTCTGCCGGACCGCCTGTCCACTCGGAGCCTTCTACGGGCTCATGAACCCGGTCAGCCTGTGGCGGCTCGACTACCGGGCGAGCCGCTGCCAACAGTGTCACTCCTGCCGCGACGCCTGCCCGCTGCAGATCGCGGTGGACCGCGCCCCGAACCACCCCGAGTGCATCCGCTGCCTGGAGTGCACCCGGGTCTGCCCCACGGGGGCGCTCACCTTCACCGCCCGCGTGGCAGACAAGGAGGTGAGAAAGTGCAAAGCTTGA
- a CDS encoding CD1871A family CXXC motif-containing protein has protein sequence MKNRRWVSYGLVAVGLGLVLAGLARGEAADVFHKAAVVCLECIGIR, from the coding sequence TTGAAAAACCGGCGCTGGGTTTCGTACGGACTGGTAGCCGTCGGGCTCGGGCTCGTTCTGGCCGGCCTGGCCCGCGGCGAGGCCGCGGACGTGTTCCACAAGGCCGCCGTAGTCTGCCTGGAATGCATCGGCATCCGTTAG
- a CDS encoding YdcF family protein — MAARSKRKKKEKGPEAEAPVAPGGFAFWRRRLRNLALGTLVLAAVVWLSLPAVGRFLVVADKPAPAEVLVVLSGDRGERLEYAFRLYQEGLADRLLLSGGPLYADLTEADLLRRHALMLGVPEYKIIMEPRATNTYQNALYSREMMEYYGLDSAIVISSPYHMRRVRALFDEVYRGSDIRLVYLPVEDSWFDPERWWESAAGRRVVLAEYLRLTMLVLPEQWRAFLYRRGTGEPPMPERAGRDQPSLKERLDISGHLRPPNLVV, encoded by the coding sequence TTGGCCGCGCGATCCAAGCGCAAGAAAAAGGAAAAGGGGCCGGAAGCCGAAGCCCCGGTGGCACCGGGTGGTTTCGCCTTCTGGAGGCGGCGCCTGAGAAATCTGGCGCTGGGGACCCTGGTGCTGGCTGCCGTCGTGTGGCTGTCACTGCCCGCCGTCGGCCGATTTCTGGTCGTGGCGGACAAGCCGGCGCCGGCGGAGGTCCTGGTGGTGCTCTCCGGCGACCGGGGCGAACGGTTGGAATACGCCTTCCGGCTTTATCAGGAGGGCTTGGCCGACCGCCTCCTGTTGAGCGGGGGTCCCCTGTACGCCGACCTGACCGAAGCCGACCTACTGCGCCGGCACGCCCTGATGCTGGGGGTGCCCGAGTACAAGATCATTATGGAGCCCCGGGCGACCAACACCTACCAGAACGCCCTGTACAGCCGGGAGATGATGGAGTACTACGGGCTGGACTCGGCGATCGTGATCTCCTCGCCCTACCATATGCGCCGGGTCCGCGCGCTGTTCGACGAGGTCTACAGGGGCAGCGACATCCGGCTGGTGTATCTGCCGGTCGAGGACTCCTGGTTCGACCCCGAACGCTGGTGGGAATCGGCCGCAGGCCGGCGGGTGGTGCTTGCGGAGTACCTCAGGCTGACGATGCTGGTCCTGCCGGAGCAGTGGCGGGCCTTCCTGTACCGCCGCGGCACGGGCGAGCCTCCGATGCCGGAACGGGCCGGGAGGGACCAGCCCTCGCTGAAAGAGAGACTAGATATTTCGGGTCATTTACGGCCGCCCAACCTTGTAGTATAG
- a CDS encoding YkgJ family cysteine cluster protein codes for MEKKKRRVALNGSPIFEAHETFRCSCHPGLPCYNSCCRDIDIYLSPYDVVRMKNRLGLTSGEFLSTYTARLGTKAGLFIVRLDMRDDAEKLCHFVTPQGCRIYSDRPWACRMAPIDVNSRGEYHFIFNDSQCLGLRETQEWTVETWMRDQEMLVYDELEAVFRDLPSRLRFTGLPSLDRHVAEMHFMACYDVDRFRRFVFDTSFLKEYGVADELAARLRTDDVELMKFGFTWLADGVDVRKTMELRDQLQSA; via the coding sequence TTGGAGAAAAAGAAGCGGCGGGTGGCTTTGAACGGGAGCCCGATATTCGAGGCTCACGAGACGTTCCGGTGTTCCTGCCACCCGGGCCTCCCGTGTTACAACTCGTGCTGCCGGGACATTGACATCTATCTGTCTCCGTACGACGTGGTGCGGATGAAGAACAGGTTGGGGCTGACTTCCGGGGAGTTTTTGAGCACTTATACCGCCAGGCTCGGCACTAAGGCGGGGCTTTTTATTGTGAGGCTCGACATGCGGGATGACGCGGAGAAGCTCTGCCACTTCGTCACCCCGCAAGGCTGTCGCATCTACTCCGACCGTCCCTGGGCCTGCCGCATGGCGCCGATCGACGTCAACAGCCGCGGGGAGTACCATTTCATCTTCAACGACTCGCAGTGCCTGGGGCTCAGGGAAACGCAGGAGTGGACCGTGGAGACCTGGATGCGGGACCAGGAAATGCTCGTTTACGACGAGCTGGAAGCCGTGTTCCGGGACCTTCCTTCCCGGTTGCGCTTCACCGGGCTGCCCAGCCTCGACCGGCACGTGGCCGAGATGCACTTTATGGCCTGCTACGACGTGGACCGGTTCCGGAGATTTGTCTTCGACACGAGCTTCCTCAAGGAATACGGGGTTGCGGACGAACTGGCCGCCCGCCTCCGGACCGACGACGTGGAGCTGATGAAGTTCGGTTTCACCTGGCTCGCGGACGGGGTGGACGTGCGCAAGACCATGGAGCTGCGGGACCAGCTTCAATCTGCCTGA
- a CDS encoding DUF2512 family protein — MEHVRSLVIKFVIYAAILSVALWVVAQLPITAALVTALIVAVLTYVIGDLWLLPNYGNIVSSFVNAVMAGVAIWLVFLGLFPPAPAVFLILVAAVLIGIADYFYHQYLKDVLFRVKETPRKAE, encoded by the coding sequence GTGGAGCACGTCAGGTCTTTGGTGATCAAGTTCGTCATCTATGCCGCCATTCTGTCCGTGGCCTTGTGGGTGGTCGCCCAGTTGCCGATTACCGCGGCCCTCGTAACCGCTCTTATCGTCGCTGTTCTGACTTACGTAATCGGAGACTTGTGGCTGCTGCCGAATTACGGCAATATCGTCTCCAGTTTCGTCAACGCCGTAATGGCCGGCGTAGCGATCTGGCTCGTGTTCCTGGGTCTTTTCCCGCCGGCGCCCGCGGTGTTTCTCATCCTCGTCGCGGCGGTACTGATCGGGATCGCGGACTATTTCTACCACCAGTATTTGAAGGATGTCTTGTTCCGGGTAAAGGAAACACCCCGGAAAGCGGAATAG
- a CDS encoding LytR/AlgR family response regulator transcription factor yields MKLKALIIDDEYPARQELRYILGNFPEIEVVGEAANAQEALALIQALDYSVLFLDISMPGMDGLELGAAIRELESPPYVIFVTAYNGFALKAFEVDAIDYVMKPIDEGRLRMAINKVIRATQEVAPCAEAVNGGAPAAAKPAFRIDRIPAERNGKTILVSESDIVYTFTEQDTVYLKTYDEKLLTRFTVKELEGRLDPNIFFRTHRCCVVNLRKVKEIIPLFSGTYSLVVDDRERSEVPLSRGQAKKLRKILGF; encoded by the coding sequence ATGAAGCTAAAAGCCTTAATAATTGACGACGAGTACCCGGCCCGCCAGGAATTACGGTACATCCTGGGCAATTTCCCGGAGATCGAGGTCGTGGGTGAGGCGGCCAACGCCCAGGAGGCGCTGGCCCTGATCCAGGCGCTGGACTATTCCGTCCTGTTCCTGGATATTTCCATGCCGGGAATGGACGGCCTGGAGTTGGGCGCGGCCATTCGCGAGCTGGAAAGTCCGCCCTACGTGATCTTCGTGACCGCGTACAACGGGTTCGCCTTGAAGGCCTTTGAGGTGGACGCCATCGACTACGTGATGAAGCCGATTGACGAGGGCCGCCTGCGGATGGCGATCAACAAGGTGATCCGGGCGACGCAGGAGGTGGCCCCGTGCGCCGAGGCTGTAAACGGGGGCGCTCCGGCCGCCGCCAAGCCCGCGTTTCGGATTGACCGGATCCCGGCCGAGCGGAACGGGAAGACCATCCTGGTGAGCGAGTCCGACATCGTGTACACCTTTACCGAACAGGACACGGTGTACCTCAAGACCTACGACGAGAAGCTCTTAACCCGGTTTACCGTCAAGGAACTGGAGGGGCGGCTGGACCCGAACATCTTTTTCCGTACGCACCGGTGCTGCGTGGTGAACCTGCGCAAAGTGAAGGAAATCATCCCGCTTTTTAGCGGCACCTACTCCTTGGTGGTGGACGACCGGGAGCGGAGCGAGGTGCCGTTGAGCCGGGGGCAGGCAAAAAAACTGCGCAAAATTCTCGGATTTTAG